Proteins from a single region of Nerophis ophidion isolate RoL-2023_Sa linkage group LG08, RoL_Noph_v1.0, whole genome shotgun sequence:
- the pus3 gene encoding tRNA pseudouridine(38/39) synthase isoform X1: MIRLKYVNLVKGREVLGRMSETLVQRIKDLEDELKELKSQLKQTNGTQMESCPLPNEPTKSSKKMKKAVKVRPFDFSAHPRRHVALRLAYLGWLYQGFAVQENTDNTVEARIFEALLKTRLIQDRQSSNYHRCGRTDKGVSAFSQVITIDLRSSQYGGGLGVTLPGDVGAQKKDAAAPELPYVKMLNRVLPRDIRILDWAPAAAGFSARFDCRSRTYRYYFPRGSLDITLMTEAAKKYEGTHDFRNLCKMDVGNGVLQFERTILSAAVKPVHPERTADPYDVFIFELKGLAFLYHQVRCMMAVLLLIGQKLEAPDIIEKLLNVQNNPRKPQYNMAVDYPLVLYDCHFEGLSWRRESEELNYVLSFLQHHWTQSAVKAHVLQGMIQGLEEATGELSSNHCWLVEGSHQRNYRPLLERPFCESLESRIEHYVKRGRLEREDGEDGRSEMIHKGKRSKHFHNSTNSPVEVSNPSPE, from the exons ATGATAAG ATTAAAATACGTGAACCTAGTGAAAGGTCGTGAGGTGTTGGGCAGAATGTCTGAGACTTTAGTCCAGAGAATTAAGGACTTGGAAGACGAACTGAAGGAACTCAAGTCCCAGCTGAAGCAGACAAATGGAACTCAAATGGAGAGCTGTCCATTACCAAATGAGCCTACTAAATCTTCAAAAAAGATGAAGAAAGCAGTCAAAGTGCGTCCTTTTGACTTCTCTGCACATCCTCGCCGCCATGTGGCTCTGCGCCTGGCCTACCTTGGATGGCTCTACCAAGGCTTTGCCGTCCAGGAGAACACGGACAACACGGTGGAGGCCAGAATCTTCGAAGCCCTCCTGAAGACGCGACTCATCCAGGACCGCCAGAGCTCCAACTATCACCGCTGTGGACGCACCGACAAAGGAGTCAGCGCCTTCTCCCAG GTGATAACCATCGACCTGCGCTCCTCGCAGTACGGCGGAGGCTTGGGAGTCACGCTTCCCGGCGACGTTGGCGCTCAAAAGAAGGACGCCGCAGCCCCTGAGCTGCCTTACGTAAAGATGCTCAACCGAGTCCTGCCCCGGGACATTCGGATTTTGGACTGGGCTCCTGCAGCGGCGGGCTTCAGCGCACGCTTTGACTGCCGGTCCCGCACATACCGCTACTACTTCCCACGAGGATCCTTAGACATTACGTTGATGACGGAAGCTGCCAAAAA ATACGAGGGTACACATGACTTCCGAAATCTGTGCAAGATGGACGTTGGGAATGGCGTCCTGCAGTTTGAGAGGACCATCCTGTCTGCCGCAGTCAAACCTGTGCACCCTGAACGCACCGCAGACCCGTACGACGTGTTCATATTTGAGCTAAAAGGGCTCGCCTTCCTCTACCACCAG GTCCGCTGCATGATGGCCGTGCTTCTTCTGATAGGCCAGAAGTTAGAAGCTCCAGACATAATCGAAAAGCTCCTCAATGTTCAAAACAACCCCAGGAAGCCTCAATACAA CATGGCAGTCGACTACCCGCTGGTTCTCTATGACTGCCACTTCGAGGGTTTGAGCTGGAGACGGGAGTCCGAGGAGCTGAATTACGTCCTGTCGTTCCTGCAGCACCACTGGACCCAGAGCGCTGTCAAGGCCCACGTCCTCCAGGGCATGATCCAAGGCTTGGAGGAGGCCACAG GCGAGTTATCGTCCAACCATTGTTGGCTGGTGGAGGGCAGCCACCAGAGAAACTACCGGCCGCTGCTGGAACGTCCTTTCTGCGAGAGCCTGGAGTCCAGGATCGAGCACTATGTCAAGAGAGGTAGACTCGAGCGAGAAGACGGTGAGGATGGAAGAAGTGAAATGATCCATAAGGGAAAACGATCCAAACATTTTCACAATTCCACTAATTCTCCTGTTGAGGTGTCCAACCCAAGTCCTGAATAA